A window of the Trichoderma asperellum chromosome 6, complete sequence genome harbors these coding sequences:
- a CDS encoding uncharacterized protein (EggNog:ENOG41~antiSMASH:Cluster_6.1): MSYSANPQYDAVAILDPRELQKRITCQAINHVIRTIGTSNNTIAFVTMSTTLTHTICEYVNGSNCLALAYIIQMSFNLIYLAAAHYSGAQDEILPGARRRDYGDIHGEYVDWWTSVLGSSANNLKYDAISSLAFDNEEEILQRRDGDPALVSRVLLAGVAGTHSPNTKQDIIINHFADGNTLLHLPIDESSTGKRGKRVPPGSGFKISYVGT, translated from the exons ATGAGCTATAGCGCCAATCCTCAGTACGATGCAGTCGCGATTTTGGATCCGCGCGAGCTACAGAAGCGTATCACCTGCCAAGCTATCAATCATGTCATCCGAACCATTGGAACAAGCAACAATAC CATAGCTTTTGTTACCATGTCAACGACCCTCACTCATACTATCTGCGAATATGTCAACGGCAGTAACTGTCTGGCACTGGCATATATCATTCAAATGTCTTTCAATCTCATCTATTTAGCTGCTGCTCACTACTCCGGTGCTCAAGATGAGATCCTCCCTGGCGCTCGGAGGCGAGACTATGGCGATATACACGGTGAATACGTGGACTGGTGGACCAGCGTGCTTGGAAGCAGCGCCAATAACTTGAAATATGACGCCATCTCGAGTCTGGCATTCGATAACGAAGAGGAAATCCTTCAACGGCGCGACGGCGACCCAGCCTTAGTGAGCCGCGTTCTCCTCGCTGGTGTTGCGGGTACTCATAGCCCTAATACCAAGcaagacatcatcatcaaccacTTTGCTGATGGCAACACGCTGTTGCACTTACCTATTGATGAGAGCTCTACTGGCAAACGAGGCAAGCGTGTGCCTCCAGGATCAGGCTTTAAAATATCCTATGTAGGTACATAG
- a CDS encoding uncharacterized protein (TransMembrane:2 (o86-106i118-139o)~antiSMASH:Cluster_6.1) codes for MEEKPQQGSPPPEVLMPKPASPYEAPSPTLDNERTTLAARAKSAIVSAFCVFGQSRYSPIYAIVIVPRSVDYFCETSQECVNCRDLSFSVMIILAAVHFAAVNYTGGFRSNENQRPGIHSLLLLAFLIYEFCYSVYYFIAGNAYHWY; via the exons ATGGAGGAAAAACCACAGCAAGGGAGCCCGCCTCCAGAAGTCCTAATGCCGAAGCCCGCATCCCCTTACGAGGCGCCATCTCCCACGCTTGACAATGAGAGAACGACCCTAGCGGCGCGAGCTAAAAGCGCAATCGTCAGCGCATTTTGCGTTTTTGGCCAGAGTAgatatag ccCAATCTACGCCATTGTCATTGTCCCTCGCTCGGTCGATTATTTCTGCGAAACTAGTCAGGAATGTGTAAACTGTCGTGATTTGAGCTTTTCTGTAATGATTATTCTAGCAGCGGTTCACTTTGCGGCGGTGAATTACACGGGAGGTTTTCGCAGCAATGAGAATCAGCGACCTGGAATTCACTCCCTTCTTCTACTGGCCTTTTTGATATATGAATTCTGTTATTCTGTGTATTATTTCATAGCGGGAAATGCGTACCACTGGTACTGA
- a CDS encoding uncharacterized protein (EggNog:ENOG41~antiSMASH:Cluster_6.1), with product MEPRSPTTGSLSQNSQQPLRKRRHQKPRVLLSCTTCRKDKLKCDRRKPCATCVKRHREASCTYGRERPAPANVAGGSIFDDRLRVDDRLRSFDGRLRHLEDKISTRNPPWPELRDAQLPCPTTRRSGSDTISCRVVSNLSPNSTFLYDLSRPINDDTLFTNTTHWLAIMNDATAELGRCNINFGHGIGNKQQRNCQGPALLTGFFKDTIFMEQLGKLPPREAADTLVYRCLNSVEPFLITIHAPTFKQEYLEFWQNPESFPPAWLSLLYGILCCSIWMDHTTDSNVAGLSLPSDFEFYRIQSAAFLAKSDMAIPGKYKVEAAVVYLGMEYVRTDNLKTDVSVLLGLVSRLAIVSGYHRDTQIYNQITTFEAEMRRRAWLTLLVTDCVVAYETGLPRAVPSGLGDAKRPRNLLDEDFDPFTLDLPPARIATGACNRMVYMEKMDAILSMAADIADSAPGLTSQPEKVAKLCEQLNAIRDSIPTVLRIASTGSSITDEKMAIWRSNLEMTYQRTCCVLHRPFLTQEPMDYQTQSFRETCVSAAQRILELENEIFQVYSRKTSNRHRIWFGASRCVSDGLTAAMVICLELVYRREGKGPMNPVASDQLIQLLKSLYMSWKSAPRISFEFDEATKILAVMLRRLGICSQGRNTDEAGSSRQVECCSSDLIPQETCPIHGVEDEDLVSSQNAIYELLSIDTMEDIFDWTLWDHEMHLLDNRSYN from the exons ATGGAGCCTCGCTCACCTACTACTGGTTCATTATCTCAGAATTCTCAACAGCCTCTCCGAAAACGAAGACACCAAAAGCCCCGAGTGTTATTGTCCTGCACCACCTGCAGAAAAGATAA GCTGAAGTGTGATCGGAGAAAGCCCTGCGCAACGTGCGTGAAACGACATCGGGAAGCATCTTGCACCTACGGCCGTGAAaggccagctccagcaaatGTGGCAGGAGGTTCGATATTTGACGATCGCCTACGTGTTGACGACCGTTTGCGTTCATTTGACGGAAGACTTCGGCATTTGGAAGATAAGATATCCACGAGAAACCCACCTTGGCCCGAACTTCGAGATGCCCAGTTGCCTTGCCCTACAACACGCCGCAGTGGCTCTGATACAATTTCATGTCGAGTAGTCTCAAATCTTTCGCCTAATTCGACCTTTCTATATGATTTATCGCGGCCGATAAATGACGATACGCTATTCACAAATACAACCCATTGGCTGGCCATCATGAATGACGCT ACTGCCGAGCTCGGGAGATGTAACATCAATTTTGGGCATGGCATCGGAAATAAGCAACAAAGGAATTGCCAAGGCCCAGCGCTACTCACAGGCTTTTTCAAAGACACGATATTTATGGAGCAGCTCGGAAAATTACCACCACGAGAAGCAGCCGATACGCTTGTGTACCGTTGTCTGAATTCTGTGGAACCGTTCTTGA TTACTATACACGCCCCAACTTTCAAACAAGAG TATTTGGAATTCTGGCAAAATCCAGAAAGCTTTCCTCCAGCCTGGCTCTCGCTGCTTTATGGAATTTTATGCTGTAGTATTTGGATGGACCATACCACTGACTCTAATGTTGCAGGCTTGAGCCTACCCAGTGATTTTGAGTTTTATCGTATTCAGAGCGCAGCCTTCTTAGCGAAATCCGATATGGCGATTCCTGGAAAATACAAGGTTGAAGCGGCTGTTGTTTATTTGGGGATGGAATACGTGCGGACCGATAACTTGAAGACTGATGTGTCTGTTTTGCTGGGGCTAGTGTCGCGACTCGCCATTGTGAGTGGATATCATCGTGACACTCAGATCTATAACCAAATAACAACCTTCGAAGCCGAAATGCGGCGAAGAGCATGGCTCACACTTTTGGTGACAGATTGTGTTGTAGCATATGAGACCGGGCTGCCTCGAGCGGTGCCCAGTGGATTAGGAGACGCGAAACGCCCTCGCAATTTGCTGGACGAAGACTTTGATCCCTTCACTCTGGACCTGCCGCCAGCTCGAATCGCTACGGGAGCTTGTAACAGAATGGTGTATATGGAAAAGATGGATGCGATATTGTCTATGGCTGCCGATATTGCAGATTCAGCACCTGGCCTCACATCTCAGCCTGAGAAAGTTGCCAAGCTATGCGAACAATTGAATGCTATCAGAGATAGTATTCCTACGGTCCTTCGCATTGCATCAACTGGATCATCTATTACAGATGAAAAAATGGCTATTTGGAGATCCAATTTAGAGATGACATACCAGCGTACTTGCTGTGTCTTACATCGACCGTTCCTCACACAGGAACCAATGGACTACCAAACGCAGTCTTTTCGAGAGACGTGCGTTTCTGCAGCACAAAGAATACTGGAACTAGAAAACGAAATTTTCCAGGTCTATTCGCGTAAAACTTCAAATAGGCATAGGATTTGGTTCGGGGCCTCTCGTTGCGTTTCCGATGGGCTGACGGCAGCAATGGTAATATGCCTAGAGCTCGTGTATCGGAGGGAAGGAAAGGGGCCAATGAATCCTGTGGCCTCTGATCAGCTAATTCAGCTCTTGAAAAGCTTATACATGAGCTGGAAATCCGCTCCAAGAATTTCTTTTGAGTTTGACGAAGCCACCAAAATTCTTGCTGTTATGCTGCGTCGACTCGGAATTTGTAGTCAAGGTCGAAATACAGATGAAGCTGGCTCATCTAGGCAAGTGGAGTGCTGCAGCTCAGACCTAATACCTCAAGAGACTTGTCCTATACACGGcgtggaagatgaggatttAGTATCTTCACAAAACGCAATTTATGAGCTACTAAGCATTGATACGATGGAAGATATATTTGATTGG ACTCTTTGGGATCATGAGATGCATCTCCTTGATAATAGATCCTATAATTGA
- a CDS encoding uncharacterized protein (EggNog:ENOG41~antiSMASH:Cluster_6.1), whose amino-acid sequence MNDATAELGRCNINFGHGIGNKQQRNCQGPALLTGFFKDTIFMEQLGKLPPREAADTLVYRCLNSVEPFLITIHAPTFKQEYLEFWQNPESFPPAWLSLLYGILCCSIWMDHTTDSNVAGLSLPSDFEFYRIQSAAFLAKSDMAIPGKYKVEAAVVYLGMEYVRTDNLKTDVSVLLGLVSRLAIVSGYHRDTQIYNQITTFEAEMRRRAWLTLLVTDCVVAYETGLPRAVPSGLGDAKRPRNLLDEDFDPFTLDLPPARIATGACNRMVYMEKMDAILSMAADIADSAPGLTSQPEKVAKLCEQLNAIRDSIPTVLRIASTGSSITDEKMAIWRSNLEMTYQRTCCVLHRPFLTQEPMDYQTQSFRETCVSAAQRILELENEIFQVYSRKTSNRHRIWFGASRCVSDGLTAAMVICLELVYRREGKGPMNPVASDQLIQLLKSLYMSWKSAPRISFEFDEATKILAVMLRRLGICSQGRNTDEAGSSRQVECCSSDLIPQETCPIHGVEDEDLVSSQNAIYELLSIDTMEDIFDWTLWDHEMHLLDNRSYN is encoded by the exons ATGAATGACGCT ACTGCCGAGCTCGGGAGATGTAACATCAATTTTGGGCATGGCATCGGAAATAAGCAACAAAGGAATTGCCAAGGCCCAGCGCTACTCACAGGCTTTTTCAAAGACACGATATTTATGGAGCAGCTCGGAAAATTACCACCACGAGAAGCAGCCGATACGCTTGTGTACCGTTGTCTGAATTCTGTGGAACCGTTCTTGA TTACTATACACGCCCCAACTTTCAAACAAGAG TATTTGGAATTCTGGCAAAATCCAGAAAGCTTTCCTCCAGCCTGGCTCTCGCTGCTTTATGGAATTTTATGCTGTAGTATTTGGATGGACCATACCACTGACTCTAATGTTGCAGGCTTGAGCCTACCCAGTGATTTTGAGTTTTATCGTATTCAGAGCGCAGCCTTCTTAGCGAAATCCGATATGGCGATTCCTGGAAAATACAAGGTTGAAGCGGCTGTTGTTTATTTGGGGATGGAATACGTGCGGACCGATAACTTGAAGACTGATGTGTCTGTTTTGCTGGGGCTAGTGTCGCGACTCGCCATTGTGAGTGGATATCATCGTGACACTCAGATCTATAACCAAATAACAACCTTCGAAGCCGAAATGCGGCGAAGAGCATGGCTCACACTTTTGGTGACAGATTGTGTTGTAGCATATGAGACCGGGCTGCCTCGAGCGGTGCCCAGTGGATTAGGAGACGCGAAACGCCCTCGCAATTTGCTGGACGAAGACTTTGATCCCTTCACTCTGGACCTGCCGCCAGCTCGAATCGCTACGGGAGCTTGTAACAGAATGGTGTATATGGAAAAGATGGATGCGATATTGTCTATGGCTGCCGATATTGCAGATTCAGCACCTGGCCTCACATCTCAGCCTGAGAAAGTTGCCAAGCTATGCGAACAATTGAATGCTATCAGAGATAGTATTCCTACGGTCCTTCGCATTGCATCAACTGGATCATCTATTACAGATGAAAAAATGGCTATTTGGAGATCCAATTTAGAGATGACATACCAGCGTACTTGCTGTGTCTTACATCGACCGTTCCTCACACAGGAACCAATGGACTACCAAACGCAGTCTTTTCGAGAGACGTGCGTTTCTGCAGCACAAAGAATACTGGAACTAGAAAACGAAATTTTCCAGGTCTATTCGCGTAAAACTTCAAATAGGCATAGGATTTGGTTCGGGGCCTCTCGTTGCGTTTCCGATGGGCTGACGGCAGCAATGGTAATATGCCTAGAGCTCGTGTATCGGAGGGAAGGAAAGGGGCCAATGAATCCTGTGGCCTCTGATCAGCTAATTCAGCTCTTGAAAAGCTTATACATGAGCTGGAAATCCGCTCCAAGAATTTCTTTTGAGTTTGACGAAGCCACCAAAATTCTTGCTGTTATGCTGCGTCGACTCGGAATTTGTAGTCAAGGTCGAAATACAGATGAAGCTGGCTCATCTAGGCAAGTGGAGTGCTGCAGCTCAGACCTAATACCTCAAGAGACTTGTCCTATACACGGcgtggaagatgaggatttAGTATCTTCACAAAACGCAATTTATGAGCTACTAAGCATTGATACGATGGAAGATATATTTGATTGG ACTCTTTGGGATCATGAGATGCATCTCCTTGATAATAGATCCTATAATTGA